One Falsarthrobacter nasiphocae DNA segment encodes these proteins:
- the gltB gene encoding glutamate synthase large subunit — translation MPIMTNPFERFAAFPEKQGLYDPAQEKDACGLAVIATLRREASHEIVVHALTALRALEHRGAVGADEGTGDGAGLLTQMPHDFLDAVTPFALPAPGAYVAGIAFLPADDAEEAAAREGLESLAAAEGLTVLGWRDVPVRPESLGPMSRAAMPRMAQFFVGGEPDTEATPLGDRLRSKAFRVRKRAQSRLGVYFPSFSPDVLVYKGMLTTAQLAEFFPDLTDTRFATRLGIVHSRFSTNTFPSWPLAQPFRQIAHNGEINTIKGNRNWMRARQALMSSPVLGDVPEELFPICTPGASDSASFDEVAELLTLAGRPVTEAIMMMIPEPWENHEDMPEDRRAFYEYHSMLMEPWDGPAAVSFTDGRLVGAVLDRNGLRPARYWVTEDGLVILASEVGVVAVEPERVVTKGRVAPGRMFLVDTEEGRIVSDEEIKGQAAASRPWAEWVSENRAALSELPDREHVVASPESVLRRQQTFGYTHEELRLLVGPMARDGAEPLGAMGTDTPLAVLAQRPRLLFDYFVQSFAQVTNPPLDSIREELVTSLATSLGPDGNVLSRDQVTTRQIALDFPVIDNDQLAKIAAQRHADGTARSLTVRGLYRPAGGESELRARLREINEKVSAAINRGVEFIVLSDRDSNAQWAPIPTLLLCSSVHHHLLKSSTRTRISLIVEAGDVREVHHCALLIGYGASAVNPYLAMESAEELVRTGAVTGVTEEKAVRNLIYALGKGVLKIMSKMGISTVASYCGAQTFEALGLGQHLVDEFFHGTVSQLSGIGLDVIADETAARHAAAYPLDGLEQPHRELEVGGEYQWRREGPPHLFSPENIFRLQHSTRERRYDVFQAYTRAIDEQSAQLKTLRGLLGFVEGREPVPLEEVEPVSEIVRRFSTGAMSYGSISQEAHETLAIAMNRLGGKSNTGEGGEDPERLLDPERRSAVKQVASGRFGVTSLYLTHADDIQIKLAQGAKPGEGGQLMANKVYPWVARTRHSTPGVGLISPPPHHDIYSIEDLAQLIHDCKRANPSARVHVKLVSEMGIGTVAAGVTKAKADVVLVSGHDGGTGASPMNSLKHAGAPWELGLAETQQTLLLNGLRDRVVVQVDGQLKTGRDVVIAALLGAEEFGFATAPLVVSGCIMMRVCHLDTCPVGVATQNPLLRSRFTGKAEHVVTFFEYIAEEVREHLARLGFRTLEEAIGHAELLDRRPAISHYKTEGLDLSGILAVPDVSPGTSLRCVRGQDHDLESHIDHVFIGEAAAALTSRQPVVVRRPVVNTDRSVGTMLGHEVTKAWGTDPLADDTITLDLHGQAGQSLGAFLPAGVTIRLTGEANDYAGKGLSGGRIAIRPEGAPGFRAAENVIAGNVIGYGATSGSMFIGGLVGERFLVRNSGATAVVEGIGDHGCEYMTGGEALILGPTGRNFGAGFSGGTAYLLDADPRRLNAQALRTGELVLGALTEPERVRVLLEEHARLTGSETASALLEDWPAAAARFTQVRPAHYSRVRALMADAEAAGRDPEGHETWNEILEVARG, via the coding sequence ATGCCGATCATGACCAACCCCTTTGAGCGCTTCGCCGCGTTCCCCGAGAAGCAGGGCCTGTACGACCCAGCCCAGGAGAAGGACGCGTGCGGTCTGGCCGTCATCGCCACCCTGCGTCGCGAGGCCAGTCACGAGATCGTCGTCCACGCCCTGACCGCCCTGCGCGCGCTGGAGCACCGCGGCGCGGTGGGGGCCGATGAGGGCACGGGAGACGGCGCTGGCCTGCTCACCCAGATGCCTCACGACTTCCTTGACGCGGTGACGCCCTTCGCGCTTCCGGCCCCGGGAGCGTATGTCGCCGGCATCGCGTTCCTCCCGGCGGACGACGCCGAGGAGGCCGCCGCTCGCGAGGGCCTCGAGTCCCTCGCGGCCGCCGAGGGGCTGACGGTCCTCGGCTGGCGCGACGTCCCGGTTCGCCCCGAGAGCCTGGGCCCGATGTCCCGGGCCGCGATGCCCCGCATGGCCCAATTCTTCGTGGGCGGCGAGCCGGACACAGAGGCGACCCCGCTCGGTGACCGCCTGCGCTCCAAGGCCTTCCGGGTCCGCAAGCGCGCGCAGAGCCGGCTGGGCGTGTACTTCCCCTCGTTCTCTCCGGACGTGCTCGTCTACAAGGGGATGCTGACGACGGCCCAGCTGGCCGAGTTCTTCCCGGACCTCACGGACACGCGGTTCGCGACGCGCCTCGGGATCGTCCACTCGCGCTTCTCCACAAACACGTTCCCGAGCTGGCCGCTGGCCCAGCCCTTCCGGCAGATCGCCCACAATGGCGAGATCAACACGATCAAGGGAAACCGGAACTGGATGCGGGCCCGCCAGGCGCTCATGTCCTCGCCGGTGCTGGGCGACGTGCCCGAGGAGCTGTTCCCGATCTGCACCCCCGGCGCGTCCGACTCGGCGTCCTTCGACGAGGTGGCCGAGCTGTTGACCCTCGCGGGCCGGCCCGTCACTGAGGCGATCATGATGATGATCCCCGAGCCGTGGGAGAACCACGAGGACATGCCCGAGGACCGCCGCGCGTTCTACGAGTACCACTCGATGCTCATGGAGCCGTGGGACGGCCCGGCGGCGGTGTCGTTCACGGACGGCCGGCTCGTCGGAGCGGTCCTGGACCGCAACGGGCTGCGCCCGGCTCGGTACTGGGTCACCGAGGACGGACTCGTCATCCTCGCCTCTGAGGTCGGCGTCGTCGCGGTGGAGCCAGAGCGCGTCGTCACGAAGGGCCGGGTGGCTCCTGGCCGGATGTTCCTCGTGGACACGGAGGAGGGGCGGATCGTCTCCGACGAGGAGATCAAGGGCCAGGCGGCGGCCTCGCGCCCGTGGGCGGAGTGGGTCAGCGAGAACCGCGCCGCGCTCTCGGAGCTGCCTGACCGGGAGCACGTCGTCGCGAGCCCCGAGTCGGTGCTGCGCCGCCAGCAGACCTTCGGCTACACCCATGAGGAGCTGAGGCTCCTCGTGGGCCCCATGGCGCGCGACGGCGCCGAGCCCCTCGGCGCCATGGGGACGGACACGCCCCTCGCCGTCCTCGCCCAGCGCCCGCGCCTGCTCTTCGACTACTTCGTCCAGTCCTTCGCCCAGGTGACGAACCCGCCGCTGGACTCGATCCGGGAGGAGCTCGTCACGAGCCTGGCCACGTCGCTCGGCCCAGACGGCAACGTGCTGTCTCGGGACCAGGTGACGACACGGCAGATTGCGCTCGACTTCCCGGTCATCGACAACGACCAGCTCGCCAAGATTGCGGCCCAGCGCCACGCGGACGGCACCGCGCGTTCGCTGACCGTCCGCGGGCTCTACCGGCCGGCCGGGGGAGAGTCCGAGCTGCGCGCGCGGCTGCGCGAGATCAACGAGAAGGTCTCGGCGGCCATCAACCGCGGGGTCGAGTTCATCGTCCTCTCGGACCGGGACTCGAACGCGCAGTGGGCCCCCATTCCGACCCTGCTCCTGTGCTCCTCGGTTCACCACCACCTTCTCAAGAGCTCCACCCGCACACGCATTTCCCTCATCGTCGAGGCCGGCGACGTGCGGGAGGTCCACCACTGCGCACTCCTCATCGGCTACGGCGCCTCCGCGGTCAACCCGTACCTCGCCATGGAGTCGGCGGAGGAGCTCGTGCGCACTGGCGCGGTCACGGGCGTCACGGAGGAGAAGGCCGTCCGGAACCTGATCTACGCCCTCGGCAAGGGCGTGCTCAAGATCATGTCCAAGATGGGCATCTCCACGGTGGCCTCGTACTGCGGCGCGCAGACCTTCGAGGCCCTGGGCCTCGGCCAGCACCTCGTCGACGAGTTCTTCCACGGGACGGTGTCCCAGCTCTCGGGGATCGGCCTTGACGTCATCGCGGACGAGACGGCCGCGCGCCACGCGGCGGCCTACCCGCTGGACGGGCTCGAGCAGCCGCACCGCGAGCTTGAGGTCGGCGGCGAGTACCAGTGGCGCCGCGAGGGGCCGCCGCACCTCTTCAGCCCGGAGAACATCTTCCGCCTTCAGCACTCGACCCGCGAGCGCCGCTACGACGTGTTCCAGGCCTACACGAGGGCCATCGACGAGCAGTCGGCCCAGCTGAAGACCCTGCGGGGCCTCCTCGGGTTCGTCGAGGGCCGGGAGCCGGTGCCGCTCGAGGAGGTCGAGCCGGTCTCGGAGATCGTCAGGCGGTTCTCCACGGGGGCGATGAGCTACGGCTCGATCTCCCAGGAGGCGCACGAGACGCTCGCGATCGCCATGAACCGCCTCGGCGGCAAGTCCAACACGGGCGAGGGCGGGGAGGACCCTGAGCGGCTCCTCGACCCGGAGCGGAGGAGCGCGGTCAAGCAGGTGGCCTCGGGCCGGTTCGGTGTCACGAGCCTGTACCTGACCCACGCGGACGACATCCAGATCAAGCTCGCCCAGGGCGCCAAGCCGGGCGAGGGCGGCCAGCTCATGGCCAACAAGGTGTACCCGTGGGTGGCGAGGACCCGTCATTCGACCCCGGGCGTCGGGCTGATCTCTCCGCCGCCGCATCACGACATCTACTCGATCGAGGACCTCGCGCAGCTCATCCACGACTGCAAGCGGGCCAACCCGTCGGCGCGCGTGCACGTCAAGCTCGTCTCGGAGATGGGGATCGGCACCGTGGCGGCGGGCGTGACGAAGGCGAAGGCGGATGTCGTCCTCGTCTCGGGTCATGACGGCGGCACGGGCGCGTCCCCGATGAACTCGCTCAAGCACGCGGGCGCGCCCTGGGAGCTCGGCCTCGCTGAGACGCAGCAGACGCTGCTCCTCAACGGGCTGCGGGACCGGGTCGTGGTCCAGGTTGACGGTCAGTTGAAGACCGGCCGGGACGTGGTCATCGCGGCCCTGCTCGGCGCGGAGGAGTTCGGCTTCGCCACGGCGCCGCTCGTCGTCTCGGGCTGCATCATGATGCGCGTCTGCCACCTGGACACGTGCCCCGTGGGGGTGGCGACGCAGAACCCCCTGCTGCGCTCGCGTTTCACGGGCAAGGCGGAGCATGTCGTGACGTTCTTCGAGTACATCGCGGAGGAGGTCCGGGAGCACCTGGCGCGCCTCGGCTTCCGGACCCTCGAGGAGGCGATCGGCCACGCCGAGCTCCTCGACCGGCGCCCCGCGATCAGCCACTACAAGACGGAGGGCCTCGATCTCTCGGGCATCCTCGCCGTCCCGGACGTCAGCCCCGGCACGAGCCTGCGCTGCGTCCGCGGGCAGGATCATGACCTCGAGTCGCACATCGACCACGTGTTCATCGGGGAGGCGGCCGCGGCGCTGACCTCGCGCCAGCCCGTCGTCGTCCGCCGCCCCGTGGTCAACACGGACCGCTCCGTGGGCACGATGCTGGGGCACGAGGTGACCAAGGCGTGGGGCACGGACCCGCTGGCGGATGACACGATCACGCTGGACCTTCACGGGCAGGCCGGGCAGTCGCTCGGCGCGTTCCTTCCGGCGGGCGTGACCATCCGGCTCACCGGCGAGGCCAATGACTACGCGGGCAAGGGCCTCTCGGGCGGGAGGATCGCGATCCGCCCCGAGGGCGCCCCTGGCTTCCGGGCGGCGGAGAACGTCATTGCGGGCAACGTCATCGGCTACGGCGCGACGAGCGGTTCCATGTTCATCGGCGGGCTCGTCGGGGAGCGGTTCCTCGTGCGCAACTCCGGGGCGACGGCCGTCGTCGAGGGCATCGGCGACCACGGGTGCGAGTACATGACCGGCGGCGAGGCGCTCATCCTGGGCCCCACGGGCCGCAACTTCGGCGCGGGCTTCTCCGGCGGCACGGCGTACCTGCTCGACGCCGACCCGCGGCGGCTCAACGCCCAGGCGCTGCGCACGGGCGAGCTCGTGCTCGGCGCCCTCACGGAGCCGGAGCGGGTGCGTGTTCTCCTCGAGGAGCACGCGCGCCTCACCGGATCGGAGACCGCGAGCGCCCTCCTTGAGGACTGGCCCGCCGCCGCCGCCCGCTTCACCCAGGTGCGGCCGGCTCACTACTCGCGCGTGCGTGCGCTCATGGCCGACGCCGAGGCCGCCGGGCGAGACCCCGAAGGACACGAGACGTGGAACGAGATTCTGGAGGTGGCCCGTGGGTGA
- the lgt gene encoding prolipoprotein diacylglyceryl transferase, with translation MLASIPSPSVNGFDIGPLRIHFYALCIIAGIVVALWITARRLNRRGVATEAVLDVGLWCVPFGIAGGRIYHVLSHWPDYFGPGKDPLTALYIWEGGLAIMGAITLGALGAYLGCRRAGIRLTAFMDAAAPGLLVAQAMGRWGNWFNQELFGGPTTLPWGLEISPSNPAFPAGLPADTLFHPTFLYEMIWNLTAAAVIVLLDRRMRFRLGSAFWLYVMLYNAGRYVLEHVRRDPAVELTLFGVTDRINSWAALLLFALGLVMFVATRRRHRRLAAAAGTREASVPASRAGSAPAPLSGDDDVDSPFSDIERAREADVVLETVPAAPSAGPDPHGDEPASSRGTGSARRGR, from the coding sequence ATGCTGGCGTCCATCCCGTCCCCCAGCGTCAACGGGTTCGACATCGGGCCGTTGCGGATCCACTTCTACGCCCTGTGCATCATCGCGGGCATCGTCGTGGCCCTGTGGATCACGGCTAGGCGGCTCAACCGGCGGGGCGTGGCCACGGAGGCGGTGCTCGACGTCGGCCTGTGGTGCGTCCCATTCGGGATCGCGGGCGGGCGGATCTACCACGTGCTCTCCCACTGGCCGGACTACTTCGGCCCGGGCAAGGACCCGTTGACGGCGTTGTACATCTGGGAGGGCGGCCTCGCGATCATGGGGGCGATCACCCTCGGCGCCCTCGGCGCGTACCTCGGCTGCCGCCGGGCGGGCATCCGGCTGACCGCGTTCATGGATGCCGCGGCACCGGGACTGCTCGTGGCCCAGGCGATGGGCCGCTGGGGCAACTGGTTCAACCAGGAGCTCTTCGGCGGGCCGACCACTCTCCCGTGGGGCCTGGAGATCAGCCCGAGCAACCCGGCGTTCCCCGCAGGGCTGCCCGCAGACACCCTCTTCCACCCGACGTTCCTCTACGAGATGATCTGGAACCTCACGGCGGCCGCCGTCATCGTTCTCCTGGACCGCCGCATGCGCTTCCGGCTCGGCAGCGCGTTCTGGCTCTACGTCATGCTGTACAACGCGGGCCGGTACGTCCTGGAGCACGTTCGCCGGGACCCGGCGGTGGAGCTGACGCTCTTCGGCGTGACGGACCGGATCAACTCGTGGGCCGCCCTCCTCCTCTTCGCGCTGGGGCTCGTCATGTTCGTGGCCACGCGTCGGCGCCACCGGCGCCTCGCGGCCGCAGCAGGGACGCGGGAGGCGTCCGTGCCGGCTTCGCGCGCAGGCTCCGCGCCCGCTCCTCTGTCGGGAGACGACGACGTCGACTCGCCGTTCTCGGACATCGAGCGCGCCCGCGAGGCCGACGTGGTGCTGGAGACGGTTCCGGCAGCCCCGTCCGCAGGCCCGGACCCGCACGGGGACGAACCGGCGTCCTCGCGCGGCACGGGCTCGGCGAGGCGAGGCCGCTAG
- the trpA gene encoding tryptophan synthase subunit alpha, with amino-acid sequence MSPTVVTAAEKIDAAREEGRAALIGYLPAGFPDVEGSIEAGLALAKGGADIIEIGVPYSDPVMDGPVIQDATTAALAGGFRVRQVFDVVRGIREGSDAAVLVMTYWNPVLQVGIREFGEQLKAAGGSGLITPDLVPDEAAEWIAVSDELDLERVFLVAPSSTDARMRMTVEATRGFVYGVSTMGVTGARESVSEAARRVVERAHEAGAERVCVGIGVSTPEHVREIAEYAEGAIVGTAIVAALAKEGPDAVGRLAARLTEGARRA; translated from the coding sequence ATGAGCCCCACAGTCGTCACAGCCGCCGAGAAGATCGACGCGGCCCGCGAGGAGGGCCGCGCCGCCCTCATCGGCTACCTGCCCGCCGGCTTCCCGGATGTGGAGGGCAGCATCGAGGCCGGGCTGGCCCTCGCCAAGGGCGGGGCGGACATCATCGAGATCGGCGTCCCCTACTCGGACCCGGTCATGGACGGCCCGGTCATCCAGGACGCGACGACGGCCGCTCTCGCGGGCGGGTTCCGCGTCCGCCAGGTGTTCGACGTCGTGCGAGGGATCCGCGAGGGCTCCGACGCCGCCGTGCTCGTCATGACGTATTGGAACCCGGTCCTTCAGGTGGGCATCCGCGAGTTCGGCGAGCAGCTCAAGGCAGCCGGCGGATCGGGGCTCATCACCCCGGACCTCGTGCCGGACGAGGCCGCCGAGTGGATCGCCGTCAGCGACGAGCTCGACCTCGAGCGCGTCTTCCTCGTGGCCCCGTCCTCCACGGACGCGCGCATGAGGATGACGGTCGAGGCCACGCGGGGCTTCGTCTACGGGGTGTCCACGATGGGCGTGACGGGCGCGCGCGAGTCGGTCTCCGAGGCCGCCAGGCGCGTCGTCGAGCGCGCCCACGAGGCCGGTGCGGAGCGCGTCTGTGTGGGCATCGGAGTCTCGACGCCCGAGCACGTGCGGGAGATCGCCGAGTACGCGGAGGGCGCGATTGTCGGCACCGCTATCGTGGCCGCGCTCGCCAAGGAGGGCCCGGACGCCGTGGGCCGACTCGCAGCTCGGCTCACCGAGGGGGCGCGGCGGGCGTGA